The proteins below are encoded in one region of Bosea sp. BIWAKO-01:
- a CDS encoding carbon monoxide dehydrogenase subunit G — protein sequence MAMTMNGEVTLPASKDVVWAKLNDAEVLKACIPGCEQLTKDDDTHFSAVVKVKLGPVKATFRGKVELADLDPPNGYRIAGEGEGGIAGFAKGGAKVVLSDAEAGQTLLSYEVEAQVGGKLMQLGSRLIDSVSKKLADEFFANFAKAVSEG from the coding sequence GTGGCGATGACGATGAATGGCGAGGTCACCTTACCCGCCAGCAAGGACGTGGTCTGGGCAAAGCTCAACGATGCCGAGGTGTTGAAGGCCTGCATTCCCGGTTGCGAGCAGCTTACCAAGGACGACGATACGCATTTCTCGGCGGTGGTGAAGGTCAAGCTCGGGCCGGTGAAGGCCACCTTTCGCGGCAAGGTCGAGCTTGCCGATCTCGATCCGCCGAACGGCTACCGGATCGCGGGCGAGGGCGAGGGCGGGATCGCCGGATTCGCCAAGGGCGGCGCCAAGGTGGTGCTCAGTGACGCGGAAGCAGGACAGACATTGCTGAGTTACGAGGTCGAGGCGCAGGTCGGCGGCAAGCTGATGCAGCTTGGTTCCCGTCTGATCGATTCGGTCTCGAAGAAGCTTGCCGACGAATTCTTTGCGAATTTCGCCAAGGCGGTCAGCGAAGGCTGA
- a CDS encoding methyl-accepting chemotaxis protein: protein MSTISDQIQRRLRAIGFDEAQRERLRSYRPIVDRVIEGLVAKDFARAFVIHAPLRGTVEPVSETLYPAEAAHFKQLFDGEFGEAYCDSIERLCVLERVAKVGPRPRVSIAFALYQAISVASRWRLALSPKKVGRDLYIIERILTYDINTAITFDQQIEAGEAERRGEALDKAAALMKSRIGQLDTTISGAVEQFVSTSGETAEATTFIKNQIGSLAHASTLVREKALQTAAATEEMSANIAEIGHRARQSLEIANRAVDDAEAMNSAIARLREVTGSIGTVVGLIADIAAQTNLLALNATIEAARAGEAGRGFAVVASEVKSLATQTASATQDIARQIAELAASAEVCGVRSASIGRTIGEIRGDSEAISDAVAQQSFVTTSIARDAAEVANSSDEAIASATAVNDGLATTARALERANTAASDIALQIGAAEATVSEALASLRKAS from the coding sequence GTGTCGACCATCTCTGATCAAATCCAGCGGCGCCTGCGCGCGATCGGCTTCGACGAGGCCCAGCGTGAGCGCCTGCGAAGCTATCGCCCCATTGTCGACCGGGTCATCGAGGGCCTCGTTGCCAAGGACTTCGCCCGCGCCTTCGTGATCCATGCTCCCCTGCGCGGCACGGTCGAGCCAGTTTCCGAAACGCTCTATCCGGCCGAGGCCGCGCATTTCAAGCAGCTGTTCGACGGAGAGTTCGGCGAGGCCTATTGCGACTCGATCGAGCGGTTATGCGTGCTGGAGCGCGTCGCCAAGGTCGGTCCGCGTCCACGCGTCTCGATCGCCTTCGCGTTGTACCAGGCGATCTCGGTCGCCAGCCGCTGGCGTCTCGCCCTGTCCCCGAAGAAGGTCGGCCGCGATCTCTATATCATCGAGCGAATCCTGACCTACGACATCAACACCGCAATCACGTTCGACCAGCAGATCGAGGCTGGCGAGGCGGAACGGCGCGGGGAGGCCCTCGACAAGGCCGCTGCGCTGATGAAGTCCCGCATCGGTCAACTCGATACGACGATCAGCGGCGCAGTCGAGCAATTCGTCTCGACCTCGGGCGAGACGGCTGAAGCCACCACCTTCATCAAGAACCAGATCGGCAGCCTCGCCCACGCCTCCACCCTCGTGCGCGAGAAGGCGCTCCAGACCGCCGCCGCTACAGAAGAGATGTCGGCCAATATCGCCGAGATCGGACACCGCGCCCGGCAAAGCCTAGAAATTGCCAATCGGGCCGTTGACGACGCGGAGGCGATGAATTCGGCCATCGCAAGGTTGCGCGAGGTCACCGGCAGCATCGGCACCGTCGTCGGACTCATCGCCGATATCGCGGCACAGACCAATCTGCTCGCGCTGAACGCCACCATCGAGGCCGCACGCGCCGGGGAGGCAGGCCGCGGCTTCGCGGTCGTCGCCTCCGAAGTGAAATCGTTGGCCACTCAGACCGCGAGCGCGACGCAGGATATTGCCCGGCAGATCGCCGAACTGGCCGCCAGTGCCGAGGTCTGTGGCGTCCGCTCTGCGTCGATCGGGAGGACGATTGGCGAGATCAGGGGCGATTCCGAAGCGATCTCGGACGCTGTCGCCCAGCAAAGCTTCGTCACGACCAGCATCGCCCGTGATGCGGCCGAGGTCGCAAACAGCTCCGACGAAGCCATCGCCAGCGCGACCGCCGTCAATGACGGCCTTGCCACGACGGCAAGAGCGCTCGAACGTGCCAACACAGCCGCATCGGACATCGCACTCCAGATCGGAGCGGCTGAAGCGACAGTCAGCGAGGCTCTCGCGTCGCTGCGCAAGGCCTCCTAG
- a CDS encoding (2Fe-2S)-binding protein has protein sequence MATVSLTVNGKAVTANVDPRTLLVQLLRENLRLTGTHVGCDTSQCGACVVHLDGKAVKSCTTLALSVDGAAVTTIEGLALNGVLHPMQEAFREHHGLQCGYCTPGMIMAAVDMVNRRGHSLDEATIRDDLDGNICRCTGYHNIVKAIAAGAEAMGKAETPTRKAAE, from the coding sequence ATGGCCACGGTTTCGTTGACGGTGAACGGCAAAGCCGTCACCGCGAATGTTGATCCTCGCACCCTGCTGGTGCAGCTCCTGCGCGAGAACCTACGACTGACCGGTACACATGTCGGCTGCGACACCAGCCAATGCGGCGCCTGTGTCGTCCATCTCGACGGCAAAGCCGTGAAATCCTGCACGACGCTTGCTCTTTCGGTCGACGGCGCTGCGGTGACGACAATCGAAGGGCTCGCCCTGAACGGTGTCCTGCATCCGATGCAGGAGGCCTTTCGCGAGCATCACGGCCTGCAATGCGGCTACTGCACTCCGGGCATGATCATGGCAGCGGTCGATATGGTGAACCGTCGTGGTCATTCGCTCGATGAAGCGACGATCCGTGATGACCTCGATGGCAATATCTGTCGGTGCACGGGCTACCACAACATCGTCAAGGCGATCGCCGCCGGGGCAGAGGCGATGGGCAAGGCGGAGACGCCGACGCGCAAGGCTGCCGAGTGA
- a CDS encoding xanthine dehydrogenase family protein molybdopterin-binding subunit produces the protein MSATGIGAAVRRKEDHRFITGQGRYTDDINRPGQAYAYFLRSPHAHATLNRIDAKAAATMPGVLGIYTGEDLAADKIGGLICGWMIHNKDGSPMRAGPHPALAQGKVRYVGDHVAVVVAETLAQARDAAEAISVDYGVLPAVVDTASAATSKTQVHAESADNTVYNWHLGDKAATEKAFAAAKHVTKLDLVNNRLVPNPMEPRAAVGDYDQGEGAFTLYTTSQNPHVARLVLSAFIGIAPENKLRVIAPDVGGGFGSKIFIYAEETVCVWAAKKVGRPVKWTSDRTEAFLSDAHGRDHVTHAELATDADGKIIGMRVKTTANLGAYLSTFSSSVPTYLYAPLLSGQYNIPAIYCEVDAVYTNTAPVDAYRGAGRPEATFVVERLVEIAARELGKDPAKFRMQNYITKFPHQTPVIMMYDTGNYAASMKKALEVIDYKGIAKRKRDSARNGKLRGIGFSSYIEACGIAPSAAVGSLGAGVGLWESAEVRVNPVGTVEVLTGSHSHGQGHETTFAQLVSDRLGIPIENVSIVHGDTDKVQMGMGTYGSRSGAVGMSAIAKAVDKVIAKGKKVAAYVLEADEADIDFKDGNFRVKGTDKTLDFGSCALQAYIAHKFNGQELEPGLKEGAFYDPTNFTFPAGVHICEVEIDPDTGITRIERWAAVDDFGIVINPMIVEGQVHGGIAQGVGQALLEGARYNQDGQLVTASFMDYCMPRADDLPSFDVGMTVTPCPSNPLGIKGCGEAGAIAAPPAVINAITDALGHEEVTMPATPQVVWRAAQKSIKRMAAE, from the coding sequence ATGTCCGCAACCGGAATCGGCGCCGCTGTCCGCCGCAAGGAAGATCACCGTTTCATCACGGGTCAGGGCCGTTACACCGACGACATCAACAGGCCAGGCCAAGCCTACGCCTATTTCCTGCGTTCGCCGCATGCCCATGCCACTCTCAACAGGATCGACGCCAAGGCCGCCGCGACGATGCCCGGCGTGCTTGGCATCTACACAGGCGAGGATCTCGCCGCCGATAAGATCGGCGGGCTGATCTGCGGCTGGATGATCCATAACAAGGACGGTTCGCCGATGCGCGCCGGCCCGCATCCGGCGCTTGCGCAGGGCAAGGTCCGCTATGTCGGCGATCATGTCGCGGTCGTGGTGGCCGAGACACTGGCGCAGGCCAGAGACGCGGCCGAGGCGATCAGCGTCGATTACGGCGTGCTGCCGGCGGTGGTCGACACGGCAAGCGCTGCGACCTCGAAGACGCAGGTCCACGCGGAGTCCGCCGACAACACGGTCTATAACTGGCATCTCGGCGACAAGGCTGCGACGGAAAAGGCCTTCGCGGCGGCCAAGCATGTGACGAAGCTCGACCTCGTCAATAACCGCCTGGTGCCGAACCCGATGGAGCCGCGCGCAGCCGTCGGCGATTACGATCAGGGCGAGGGGGCCTTCACGCTCTACACCACCAGCCAGAACCCGCATGTCGCGCGGCTCGTGCTTTCTGCCTTCATCGGCATTGCGCCCGAGAACAAGCTGCGTGTCATCGCGCCGGATGTCGGCGGTGGCTTCGGCTCCAAGATCTTCATCTATGCCGAGGAGACGGTTTGCGTCTGGGCTGCGAAGAAAGTGGGCCGGCCGGTGAAATGGACCTCGGACCGCACCGAGGCGTTCCTCTCCGACGCGCATGGTCGTGACCACGTCACTCATGCCGAACTCGCGACCGACGCGGACGGCAAGATCATCGGCATGCGGGTGAAGACGACGGCCAATCTCGGAGCCTACCTCTCGACCTTCTCCTCCTCGGTGCCGACCTACCTCTACGCCCCGCTGCTGTCGGGCCAGTACAATATCCCGGCGATCTATTGCGAGGTCGACGCGGTCTACACCAACACGGCTCCGGTCGATGCCTATCGCGGCGCCGGCCGGCCGGAGGCGACCTTCGTGGTCGAGCGCCTGGTCGAGATTGCGGCGCGTGAACTGGGCAAGGATCCTGCCAAGTTCCGGATGCAGAACTACATCACGAAGTTCCCGCATCAGACCCCGGTCATCATGATGTATGACACCGGCAATTATGCCGCCTCGATGAAGAAGGCGCTGGAGGTCATCGACTACAAGGGGATCGCCAAGCGCAAGCGCGACTCGGCCCGCAACGGCAAGCTGCGCGGCATCGGCTTCTCCTCCTATATCGAGGCCTGCGGTATCGCGCCGTCGGCTGCGGTCGGTTCGCTGGGAGCTGGCGTCGGCCTGTGGGAATCGGCGGAGGTCCGGGTCAATCCCGTCGGAACCGTCGAGGTGCTGACCGGCTCGCACAGCCATGGCCAGGGCCACGAAACCACCTTTGCCCAGCTCGTCAGCGACCGGCTCGGCATCCCGATCGAGAATGTCTCGATCGTCCATGGCGACACCGACAAGGTGCAGATGGGCATGGGCACCTACGGCTCGCGCTCGGGCGCAGTGGGTATGTCCGCGATCGCCAAGGCCGTCGACAAGGTCATCGCCAAAGGCAAGAAGGTCGCCGCCTATGTGCTCGAGGCGGATGAGGCCGATATCGATTTCAAGGATGGCAACTTCCGCGTGAAGGGCACGGACAAGACGCTCGATTTCGGTTCCTGCGCACTGCAGGCCTACATCGCGCACAAGTTCAACGGGCAGGAACTCGAGCCGGGGCTGAAGGAAGGCGCGTTCTACGATCCGACGAACTTCACCTTCCCGGCCGGCGTCCATATCTGCGAGGTCGAGATCGATCCCGATACCGGTATCACCAGGATCGAGCGCTGGGCGGCCGTCGACGATTTCGGCATCGTGATCAACCCGATGATCGTTGAGGGCCAGGTCCATGGCGGCATTGCCCAGGGCGTCGGCCAGGCGCTGCTCGAAGGGGCGCGTTACAATCAGGACGGCCAGCTCGTGACCGCGAGCTTCATGGATTACTGCATGCCGCGTGCGGACGATCTACCGTCCTTCGATGTCGGCATGACGGTGACGCCATGCCCGTCCAACCCGCTGGGCATCAAGGGCTGCGGCGAGGCGGGCGCGATTGCGGCTCCGCCGGCCGTGATCAATGCCATCACCGATGCGCTCGGCCATGAGGAGGTCACCATGCCGGCCACGCCGCAGGTGGTCTGGCGCGCAGCGCAGAAAAGCATCAAGCGAATGGCCGCCGAGTGA
- a CDS encoding xanthine dehydrogenase family protein subunit M, translating into MYAFTYHRPATARQAAGLLAKKEDAKLLAGGHTLLPTMKQRLASPTHLVDLGGCADLKGIERKGRNVVIGAMTTHAEVADSAVVQEAIPALAYLASHIGDPHVRHRGTIGGSVANNDPAADYPAALMALGATVVTNKRKLAAEEFFTGLYETALEEGEIVVRISFPLVSKAGYAKFRNPASRYALVGVFVAKRGSEVSVAVTGAGEGGVFRWPEAETALKARFAAKSLDGIKHTAKGINADMHADAEYRAHLIGVMAREAVARATGK; encoded by the coding sequence ATGTACGCTTTCACCTATCATCGCCCGGCCACGGCGCGTCAGGCCGCTGGACTCCTCGCCAAGAAGGAGGATGCCAAGCTGCTGGCCGGCGGGCACACCCTGCTGCCGACCATGAAGCAGCGCCTCGCTTCGCCGACCCACCTCGTCGATCTCGGCGGTTGCGCCGATCTCAAGGGGATCGAGCGCAAGGGGCGCAATGTCGTCATCGGTGCGATGACGACCCATGCCGAAGTCGCGGACTCGGCTGTCGTCCAGGAGGCGATTCCGGCGCTGGCTTATCTGGCCTCGCATATTGGCGACCCGCATGTGCGCCATCGCGGTACGATCGGCGGCTCTGTCGCCAATAACGACCCGGCAGCGGATTATCCGGCGGCGCTCATGGCGCTCGGCGCCACCGTCGTCACCAATAAGCGCAAGCTCGCGGCCGAAGAGTTCTTCACCGGGCTCTACGAGACCGCGCTGGAGGAGGGCGAGATTGTCGTCAGGATCTCCTTTCCGCTGGTGTCGAAGGCAGGCTACGCCAAGTTCCGCAACCCGGCTTCGCGCTATGCACTGGTCGGCGTCTTCGTCGCCAAACGTGGTTCGGAAGTCAGTGTCGCGGTGACAGGCGCCGGCGAAGGCGGCGTCTTCCGCTGGCCGGAGGCCGAGACCGCTCTGAAGGCTCGGTTCGCGGCGAAATCTCTCGATGGCATCAAGCACACGGCCAAGGGCATCAATGCCGACATGCATGCCGATGCCGAGTATCGGGCCCATCTGATCGGCGTGATGGCACGGGAAGCGGTTGCCAGGGCAACGGGTAAATAG
- a CDS encoding RidA family protein: MDKMVITAPEAPEAAGGYAQALLVSGASRQLYISGQIPSTRDGTVPESFAEQSRLVWRNIEAQLHAGGMTLDNLVKVTTFLSDRRYAAESRQSRKEILGDRKVALSVVIAGIFDEAWLLEIEAIAAA, encoded by the coding sequence ATGGACAAGATGGTCATCACGGCGCCCGAAGCGCCCGAAGCAGCCGGCGGCTACGCCCAGGCCCTGCTGGTTTCGGGCGCGAGCCGACAGCTCTACATCAGCGGGCAGATCCCGAGCACGCGCGACGGAACGGTGCCGGAGAGCTTTGCCGAGCAGTCACGGTTGGTCTGGCGCAATATTGAGGCCCAACTCCACGCTGGCGGCATGACGCTCGACAACCTCGTCAAGGTCACGACCTTCCTCTCGGACCGCCGCTATGCTGCGGAGAGCCGGCAGTCGCGCAAGGAGATCCTCGGCGACCGGAAGGTTGCGCTCTCCGTCGTCATCGCTGGGATCTTTGACGAGGCCTGGCTTCTTGAGATCGAAGCCATCGCTGCGGCCTGA
- a CDS encoding MoxR family ATPase — protein MKTPGSIDATLSLLQSQGYVADRALATVLYLALRMKRPLLLEGEAGTGKTEIAKVLAAALGRRLIRLQCYEGLDLASAVYEWNYAGQMMAIRLAEAGGAAGDRARLESDIFSERYLVKRPLLQALEPQEGGAPILLIDELDRTDEAFEAFLLEVLADAQVTIPELGTIKAAEPPIVILTSNRTREIHDALKRRCLYHWVGYPDTARELAILKARAPEAPVKLAKQVVAFVQAIRKEELFKAPGVAETLDWASALVELDAVALDPAIVSDTLGALLKYQDDIQAMQGSKVKELLDQMKAEARG, from the coding sequence TTGAAAACTCCCGGTTCCATCGACGCCACGCTCTCCCTCCTGCAATCGCAGGGCTATGTCGCCGATCGGGCGCTGGCGACTGTGCTCTATTTGGCACTGCGCATGAAGCGACCGCTCCTGCTGGAGGGCGAGGCAGGTACGGGGAAGACAGAGATTGCCAAAGTGCTGGCGGCCGCGCTCGGGCGGCGCCTGATCCGGCTGCAATGCTATGAGGGGCTCGATCTCGCGTCCGCCGTCTATGAGTGGAACTATGCGGGCCAGATGATGGCGATCCGTCTTGCGGAGGCGGGTGGCGCTGCGGGCGATCGTGCCCGACTCGAATCCGACATCTTCTCGGAGCGCTATCTGGTCAAGCGCCCGCTCTTGCAGGCGTTGGAGCCGCAGGAGGGCGGAGCACCGATCCTGCTGATCGACGAACTCGACCGCACCGATGAGGCCTTCGAGGCCTTCCTGCTCGAGGTTCTGGCCGACGCGCAGGTGACGATTCCCGAGCTTGGCACGATCAAGGCAGCCGAGCCGCCGATCGTGATCCTGACCTCGAACCGCACACGCGAAATCCACGACGCGCTGAAGCGCCGTTGCCTCTATCACTGGGTCGGCTATCCCGACACGGCCCGCGAGCTTGCCATCCTGAAGGCGCGCGCACCGGAGGCCCCGGTCAAGCTGGCAAAGCAGGTCGTCGCTTTCGTGCAGGCAATCCGCAAGGAGGAGCTGTTCAAGGCGCCAGGCGTCGCCGAGACACTCGATTGGGCGAGTGCGCTGGTCGAACTCGACGCGGTCGCGCTTGACCCCGCGATCGTCTCGGACACGCTGGGGGCGTTGCTCAAATACCAGGACGACATCCAGGCGATGCAGGGCTCGAAGGTGAAGGAACTGCTGGACCAGATGAAGGCGGAAGCACGGGGATAG
- a CDS encoding nuclear transport factor 2 family protein — translation MNDDIKAIEAATWTYLDGLYEGDVGKLDQIFHPTSALTQSLHGELKIVPRAEWFEAVRNRQSPKAAGMERSDHILTIDVVGSALALVKVKCQMPPRYFTDLLSFVKVDGKWVIAQKVFMTETAA, via the coding sequence ATGAACGACGACATCAAGGCGATCGAAGCCGCAACTTGGACTTATCTCGACGGGCTCTATGAGGGCGATGTCGGCAAGCTGGACCAGATCTTTCATCCGACGAGCGCGCTGACCCAATCGCTCCACGGCGAACTTAAGATCGTGCCGCGCGCCGAATGGTTCGAGGCCGTGCGCAACCGCCAGTCTCCGAAGGCTGCAGGGATGGAGCGCAGCGACCATATCCTGACCATCGATGTTGTAGGCTCGGCCCTGGCTCTGGTGAAGGTGAAGTGCCAGATGCCGCCGCGCTATTTCACGGATCTGCTCTCCTTTGTAAAAGTCGATGGCAAATGGGTCATTGCGCAGAAAGTCTTCATGACCGAAACCGCAGCGTGA
- a CDS encoding VWA domain-containing protein, with protein sequence MIYRDGENLVTGKLPENIVYFARALRIAGVPVGAGAVVEAVEALADGALGARDDVYWALHAIFVKRHEDSVIYDQAFRLFWRRRNLIEKIMAQMSPVSPGADSRPEKAEAGALRVAEAFAPPQDQQDDPPVELTELSARLTVSDREMLKSRDFAQMSAAEIARAKQLMSELRLPRDTVPTRRFQSSHVGARIDPRRTFRRSLRGGGGSIDLAFRERAEIHPPVVALVDISGSMAEYSRIFLHFLHAITEKRRRVHSFVFGTRLTNVTRSLRARDPDEALALAGRAAPDWEGGTRIADALHSFNRVWSRRVLSGGAIVLLFTDGLERHLDGELAFEMDRLHRSCRQLVWLNPLLRFDAFQARASGIRAMLPHVDSFRPIHNLAAMADLCAALSPDADLRSDPRLWLKKAC encoded by the coding sequence GTGATCTACCGTGACGGCGAGAACCTCGTGACCGGCAAGCTGCCTGAGAACATCGTCTACTTCGCGCGGGCGCTTCGCATCGCCGGTGTGCCCGTTGGTGCGGGGGCGGTGGTCGAGGCCGTCGAGGCGTTGGCGGATGGTGCGCTCGGTGCACGCGACGACGTTTACTGGGCGCTGCATGCGATCTTCGTGAAGCGGCACGAGGACAGCGTGATCTACGACCAGGCCTTTCGCTTGTTCTGGCGGCGGCGCAATCTGATCGAGAAGATCATGGCGCAAATGTCCCCCGTCTCTCCGGGGGCAGATAGTCGGCCGGAGAAGGCGGAAGCCGGCGCATTGCGGGTCGCTGAAGCATTTGCTCCGCCGCAAGACCAGCAAGACGACCCCCCGGTCGAACTGACCGAGCTTTCGGCGCGCCTGACCGTCTCCGATCGCGAAATGCTGAAGTCACGCGACTTTGCCCAGATGAGTGCAGCGGAGATCGCCAGGGCCAAGCAGTTGATGTCCGAGCTGCGCCTGCCGCGAGACACCGTGCCGACGCGGCGCTTCCAGTCCTCGCATGTCGGCGCGCGGATCGACCCACGCCGCACCTTCCGGCGTTCGCTCAGGGGTGGAGGCGGCTCGATCGACCTCGCATTTCGCGAGCGCGCCGAGATACATCCCCCCGTGGTCGCCCTCGTCGATATCTCGGGCTCGATGGCAGAGTATTCGCGCATCTTCCTGCATTTCCTGCACGCGATCACGGAGAAACGCCGGCGCGTGCATTCCTTCGTCTTCGGCACGCGCTTGACCAATGTCACGCGTAGCCTGAGGGCGCGGGACCCTGACGAGGCGCTGGCACTTGCCGGCAGGGCAGCACCGGACTGGGAGGGCGGCACCCGTATTGCCGATGCCCTGCACAGCTTCAACCGCGTCTGGTCTCGGCGCGTGCTTTCGGGCGGGGCTATAGTGCTGCTCTTCACCGACGGGCTGGAGCGACATCTCGACGGCGAGCTCGCCTTCGAGATGGACCGGCTGCATCGCTCCTGCCGCCAGCTCGTCTGGCTCAACCCGCTGCTGCGCTTCGATGCCTTTCAGGCGCGGGCCAGCGGTATCCGGGCGATGCTGCCGCATGTCGACTCGTTCAGGCCGATTCACAACCTCGCGGCGATGGCCGATCTCTGCGCTGCACTCTCGCCGGACGCAGACCTGAGAAGTGATCCGCGCCTGTGGTTGAAGAAGGCGTGTTGA
- a CDS encoding XdhC family protein: MISTDTDILATAESWAKAGRGVALATVIETWGSAPRPVGSHLVIDQEGNFLGSVSGGCVEGAVVEEAADVIADGKARTLEFGVADETAWKVGLSCGGRIRVYVERVH, translated from the coding sequence ATGATCAGTACCGACACCGATATTCTCGCCACGGCCGAGAGCTGGGCCAAGGCCGGACGCGGCGTGGCGCTTGCCACCGTGATCGAGACTTGGGGCTCCGCCCCCCGCCCGGTGGGCTCGCATCTTGTCATCGACCAAGAGGGCAATTTCCTCGGCTCGGTCTCCGGTGGCTGCGTCGAGGGCGCCGTGGTGGAAGAGGCGGCCGATGTCATCGCCGATGGGAAGGCGCGCACGCTTGAATTCGGTGTCGCCGACGAGACAGCCTGGAAGGTCGGGCTCTCCTGCGGCGGCCGCATTCGGGTCTATGTCGAGAGGGTGCACTGA
- a CDS encoding LysE family translocator codes for MASWETLAAFAVLTIAVAYFPGPALLYTAAQTISHGRRAGFMAMLGIHLGCYLHVIAAAFGLSAVFKHVPELYVAVKLAGALYLVWLGIGMIRSRLGGADVDVSPPKTVKRALLDSFIVEVLNPKVALFFIALLPQFVDPAASLPVWAQFLILGTIVNFAFSSADFVTVLGASAVVKTMKKTKAGFAFGRWLGGSLMIGLGVKLATDRG; via the coding sequence ATGGCCTCCTGGGAAACACTCGCCGCCTTTGCGGTGCTAACGATCGCTGTCGCCTATTTCCCTGGCCCGGCGCTGCTTTACACGGCGGCGCAGACAATCTCGCACGGCCGCCGCGCCGGCTTCATGGCGATGCTGGGCATCCATCTCGGCTGCTATCTGCATGTCATCGCAGCTGCCTTCGGCCTCTCGGCTGTGTTCAAGCATGTGCCTGAACTCTATGTCGCGGTGAAGCTCGCCGGTGCGCTCTATCTGGTCTGGCTCGGTATCGGCATGATCCGCTCCAGGCTCGGCGGAGCGGATGTCGATGTCTCCCCGCCCAAGACCGTGAAACGGGCGTTGCTCGATTCCTTCATCGTCGAGGTGCTGAATCCCAAGGTGGCGCTGTTCTTCATCGCGTTGCTGCCGCAGTTCGTCGACCCTGCGGCCTCCCTACCGGTCTGGGCGCAGTTCCTGATCCTCGGCACGATCGTGAATTTCGCCTTCTCCTCGGCCGATTTCGTGACGGTGCTGGGAGCATCGGCGGTGGTCAAGACGATGAAGAAGACCAAGGCCGGATTTGCCTTCGGGCGCTGGCTCGGTGGTTCTCTGATGATTGGCCTCGGCGTCAAGCTTGCGACCGACAGGGGCTGA
- a CDS encoding XdhC family protein, which produces MDLSLLSALNVERAARRAAVLVTDIGSGAQRLVGEADLANDPLAALLDKQLRTGKSAAVETEGTRYFLTVQVPPPRVVVTGAVHISQAMAPMAKLLDLDVTIIDPRTAFATPERFPDVTLLPEWPDEAIKQLGLDSYTAFVALTHDPKIDDPGLEAALRSDCFYIGALGSRKTHGRRIERLTAAGFDEATLARIHAPIGLDIGAVSPSEIALAILGEIVMTLRGPRRALS; this is translated from the coding sequence ATGGATCTTTCGCTGCTCTCCGCGCTCAATGTCGAGCGCGCTGCCCGCCGAGCCGCAGTGCTCGTCACTGATATCGGCAGCGGCGCTCAACGGCTGGTAGGGGAGGCCGATCTCGCGAACGATCCGCTGGCCGCCCTGCTCGACAAGCAATTGCGCACCGGCAAGAGCGCTGCGGTCGAGACGGAGGGGACACGTTACTTCCTGACTGTGCAGGTGCCTCCACCGCGCGTCGTGGTCACCGGTGCGGTGCATATCTCGCAGGCGATGGCGCCGATGGCGAAACTGCTGGATCTCGATGTCACGATCATCGATCCCCGGACCGCCTTTGCGACGCCCGAGCGCTTTCCCGACGTGACGCTGCTGCCGGAATGGCCGGATGAAGCGATCAAGCAGCTCGGCCTCGATAGCTATACCGCCTTTGTCGCCCTGACCCACGATCCGAAAATCGACGATCCCGGGCTGGAGGCGGCCTTGCGCTCGGACTGCTTCTATATCGGGGCGCTGGGCAGCCGGAAGACGCATGGCAGGCGCATCGAGCGCCTGACGGCGGCGGGCTTCGATGAGGCGACGCTGGCACGCATCCATGCGCCGATCGGCCTCGACATCGGCGCGGTCTCTCCGTCAGAGATTGCGCTCGCCATTCTAGGTGAGATCGTGATGACACTGCGTGGCCCGCGCAGGGCGCTCTCATGA